A stretch of Paenibacillus peoriae DNA encodes these proteins:
- a CDS encoding non-ribosomal peptide synthetase yields the protein MSDLKKQNIKDMYRLTPMQQGILYHYMMDKNSDAYFEQISLSIKGILDIDCVEKSVNIIIEKYDALRTIFLYENVAKPLQVVMKERKLSVSYEDITSLAEELRDRYIEEYRVKDRKKGFDLSRDILTRLSVIKTGYQSYNMVWSFHHIIIDGWSLANIFREFMENYEALMNSREPESGKVYPYSRYIKWLEGRNQNEAADYWETYLKGYEHQTVLPQNGRFASDDFRIEETEFKISEQITSDLEKFAAKNNTTMSTIIKTIWGILLQRYNNTDDVVFGEVVSGRPHEIQGIESMVGLFINTVAVRVSCDEDKTFTELIKEMQQSVLESDRYSFYPLADVQSKTCLKDALIHHVMAFENYPMDEAVNASSSNGILNVVGMEIFEQTNYDFGILVDGGKELSIKFSYNSLVYDGNFIEKIKGHFQSVIEIVTDNPDMHIRNIDILTEVEKKEIVHCFNNTTEEYHREKTIHQLFEEQAVKTPDNAAVVFEGKQLTYRELNEKSNQLARVLRDKGVKPDSIVGIMVERSLEMVIGIFGILKAGGAYMPIDPDYPKARIEYLLEDSEIGVLISQKQFLEKLEFYGKYIDIEDESLYAGNPMNLEVVCSPQNLAYIIYTSGSTGKPKGVMVEHKGVANLEAFFKTRLNVSESDRIIQFASISFDAAVWEIFMGLLAGATLYISSGDIINDYRRFEEYLNENEITIATLPPPYLANLDPEKVTSLKKVIAAGSASTLELLKKWSNRISYINAYGPTETTVCATVWKADDCETADKSVPIGKPITNTRVFIVDENNNLKPIGVEGELCVSGAGLARGYLKKPELTREKFVPNPFMPGELMYKTGDLAKWLPDGNIAFAGRKDHQVKIRGYRIELEEIEAALLKHADINEAVVIDREDSSVGRYLCAYIVSDREVTVTEIRELISKELPDYMIPSYFMRIAKVPLTINGKLDRKALLLPDGRINTGTEYAAPSGEVEERLALLWQDILGIEKVGRNDNFFMLGGHSLKATSLVARIHKEFNVDIPLKEIFKTPTILEIASYIEDSKESLYQSIQRAGDMEYYPMSSAQKRLYILNQLEGAGIAYNIPGIILLEGTVDKARFEQAFHSLIERHESFRTSFHMIEEELSQKVHDKADLSIMYLETSEEKVPEIVEKFIRPFDLGKAPLLRVGLVKIGEARHIMVFDMHHIISDGVSNDILVREFISLYEGKILPPLRIQYKDYSVWQRELFAGAAISKQEEFWLQTFQGEIPVLDLSTDYPRPAVQSFEGDYISFEADSELAVRLNKLGSDNGATLYMTLLAAYNVLLSRYTGQEDIIVGSPIAGRPHADLQDIIGMFVNTLAMRNHPQGEKTFIEFLKEVKENALKAYDNQDYQFEELVDKLDIRRDMSRNPLFDTMFAIYNVGKAELITSDLSFKPYNKGIEGRISKFDITLNAFETEDGIAFELEYCTRLFKKETVERLGAHYINLLEEIAAYPEKRLYEIEMLSQEEKQQVLYSFNDTALEYPLDKTIHQMFEEQVKKTPDHIAVVFEGKQLTYRELNQKANQLARALREKGVKPDDIVGIMVDRSPEMVIGIMSVIKAGGAYLPVDPNYPLERKRYMMEDSKAKILLTQNHLMDRDDFDGEIIDLSDYDYNFINDVNIKCINKPGDTAYIIYTSGSTGNPKGVCIDNKSVLNLVEGLFQRIYSKYESPLNVCLIAPYVFDASVQQIFAALLMGHALYIVPEEARKDGKKLLDFYSENRIDISDGTPIHVNMMLNSPPIDNNLKVRHFIIGGDVLPFDAVKDFLSRFEDVQPCITNVYGPTECCVDSTEYLITAAGLSGLDNIPIGRPLPNTRAYILGKKLEVNPIGIAGELYISGDGLAKGYLNKTGLTAERFVSNPFIKGERMYRTGDLARWLPDGNIEFLGRMDHQIKIRGFRIELGEIEAQLLRHASIKEAVVIVKEDQQKNKDLCAYFVGENELTITELRECLSKELPEYMIPAYFMQLDEMPLTANGKIDRKNLPHPAAHLNTGVEYEAPSGEVEEKLVQLWQDILGVEKIGRNDNFFVLGGHSLKAINFAAKIHKEFNVNISLKEIFKLPTIAEIAKYIQEAQESIYQSIQPTGEMEYYPMSSSQRRLYILNQLEGARVAYNMPEFMLLEGSIDIERFEKALDQLVKRHEAFRTSFHMVDGEPVQKVHDEVEFSIMYMETGEEKASEAANEFIRPFDLGKAPLLRAGLVKIREDRHVMMLDKHHIISDGVSDEILVREFISLYEGMNLPALQIQYKDYSVWQNKLFADGTISKQEEYWLQAFRGEIPVLDMPVDYPRPAIQSFEGDMVSFETGRELAHKLNKLAVDHGATLYMVLLASYNVLLFKYTGQEDVVIGSPIAGRPHTDLQDIIGMFVNTLAMRNYPQGKKNFSEFLMVVKENALRAYENQDYPFEELVEKLSIKRDLSRNPLFDTMFVLQNKEASEFKMNGLRFMPYDNEFRASKFDLTLNAQETQNNIVFGLKYATRLFKKETIEKLGVHFINVLEEITAYPEKMLSEINILSQDEKQQILNSFNDTKAEYPRDKTLHELFQDQVERTPDNVAVVFEDKQLTYRQLNEKANQLARALRSNGVKQNSIVGIMVERSVDMQVGILGILKAGGVYLPISTKLPELRIKKLLEDSNATMLLTQSHLADKAEFYGNILLLDSPEIYIGSAENLDKINKPEDLAYIIYTSGSTGVPKGSMIEHRSVVNLVYGLRKLVYENYDNYLNVALVSPYFFDASVKQIFAASLLGHTLFIVPEDTRLDGEGLLKYYNRNSIAVSDGTPAHIKLLTNTARPGESLSVMQFIIGGEELSCKGIQGFYDRFKDNNPTITNVYGPTECCVDSTYYHLSREKVRNLTSIPIGMPLQNYKIYILNEDMNILPVNTTGEIYISGDGLAKGYLNKLELTTEKFVANPFSSGERMYRTGDLGRWLPDGNIEFIGRVDHQVKIRGFRIELGEIEVQLLKHPSIKEAAVIAKTDQEGNKYLCAYIAGESESTISDLRALLLKELPDYMIPQYFVQLEKLPLTANGKIDRNNLPQNDGTLATSVEYVEPCGEVEEKLALLWHDALGVQKIGVNDNFFELGGYSLKAISLISRIYEQLNVEVPLKDFYMAPTIKEIARFIHNTYANDYITPSPAIHFNSAMESLMFAFPPGGGNGIAYGSLSKQMNAYSIYSFDFIENESRMEEYVKAITSVKPEGPYILFGYSAGGNLAFEVAKVLIETGHHVSDIIFLDSAKSFVLIEEESEDAKKLAEQQDKEFIEENEKLIKGMFGDNQAVIEKAIERMRNYHKYTRSVINSGQINSNIHLIISQQQDNEGEADLCEGWREATTGEFKVYNGFGSHFDMLSTGYIDKNAAIIKEILEEINQ from the coding sequence ATGAGTGATTTGAAGAAACAAAACATAAAAGATATGTACCGGCTCACTCCTATGCAGCAAGGGATATTGTACCACTATATGATGGATAAAAATTCAGACGCCTACTTTGAGCAGATATCACTTTCTATAAAAGGCATCCTGGACATTGATTGTGTTGAAAAGAGCGTTAATATCATTATTGAAAAGTATGACGCTTTGAGAACAATTTTTTTGTATGAAAATGTAGCCAAGCCCTTACAAGTAGTCATGAAGGAAAGAAAGCTGTCTGTCAGCTATGAGGATATTACCTCCCTTGCCGAAGAACTAAGGGATAGGTATATAGAAGAATACAGGGTTAAAGACAGAAAAAAGGGCTTTGACTTATCAAGGGATATTTTAACAAGATTAAGTGTAATTAAAACAGGCTACCAATCTTATAACATGGTATGGAGCTTTCATCACATCATTATTGATGGGTGGAGTCTCGCAAATATATTTAGAGAATTTATGGAAAACTATGAAGCCCTGATGAATAGCCGGGAGCCGGAGTCAGGAAAGGTATATCCTTACAGCCGCTATATCAAATGGTTGGAAGGCAGAAATCAGAACGAGGCCGCAGATTACTGGGAAACCTATCTTAAAGGTTACGAGCATCAGACAGTCCTTCCCCAAAACGGCAGGTTTGCAAGTGATGATTTCAGGATTGAAGAAACGGAGTTTAAAATATCTGAACAAATAACTAGCGATCTTGAGAAGTTTGCAGCCAAAAACAATACAACCATGAGTACCATTATAAAGACCATATGGGGGATATTATTACAGCGGTATAACAATACCGATGATGTGGTGTTTGGTGAGGTGGTATCGGGAAGGCCTCATGAAATACAGGGAATTGAGAGCATGGTGGGTTTATTTATAAATACCGTTGCAGTAAGGGTGAGTTGTGATGAGGATAAAACTTTTACCGAACTGATCAAAGAGATGCAGCAATCGGTGCTTGAATCTGACCGGTACAGTTTCTATCCTCTGGCGGATGTGCAGTCAAAAACATGCTTGAAAGATGCCTTGATACATCATGTTATGGCTTTTGAAAATTACCCTATGGATGAAGCGGTTAATGCTTCATCCAGTAATGGCATTTTAAATGTAGTTGGAATGGAAATATTCGAGCAGACGAATTATGATTTTGGGATACTCGTTGATGGCGGTAAGGAATTATCTATTAAATTCAGTTACAACTCACTGGTATATGATGGTAATTTCATAGAAAAAATCAAGGGACATTTTCAGTCGGTAATAGAAATTGTAACCGATAATCCCGATATGCATATTAGGAATATTGATATACTCACCGAAGTGGAAAAGAAAGAAATAGTACACTGCTTCAATAATACAACGGAGGAATACCACAGGGAAAAGACCATTCACCAACTATTTGAGGAACAAGCGGTGAAGACACCTGACAATGCGGCAGTGGTGTTTGAGGGTAAGCAGCTAACCTATAGGGAACTCAATGAGAAGTCAAATCAGCTTGCAAGAGTGTTGAGGGATAAGGGAGTTAAACCAGACAGCATAGTGGGTATTATGGTAGAACGCTCACTGGAGATGGTCATAGGTATATTTGGCATACTTAAAGCCGGAGGGGCATATATGCCTATAGATCCTGACTACCCTAAGGCAAGAATCGAATATTTACTCGAGGACAGCGAGATAGGGGTGCTGATTTCCCAAAAGCAATTCCTGGAGAAATTGGAGTTTTACGGGAAGTATATAGACATAGAAGATGAAAGCCTTTATGCCGGAAACCCTATGAACCTGGAAGTGGTATGTTCACCGCAAAATTTGGCATATATCATTTATACATCTGGGTCTACAGGAAAACCTAAAGGGGTTATGGTAGAACATAAAGGGGTAGCAAATCTGGAGGCGTTTTTCAAGACCCGCTTAAATGTAAGTGAAAGCGATAGGATTATTCAATTTGCATCAATTTCATTCGACGCTGCAGTTTGGGAAATATTTATGGGACTATTGGCAGGAGCAACACTATATATATCTTCAGGCGATATTATCAATGACTATCGAAGATTTGAAGAATACCTAAATGAAAATGAGATAACTATTGCTACTTTACCACCTCCGTATCTGGCAAATCTGGACCCGGAAAAAGTAACTTCCTTAAAGAAGGTAATTGCAGCAGGTTCGGCTTCCACTCTCGAACTTTTAAAGAAATGGAGCAACAGGATTTCATATATAAATGCTTATGGACCTACTGAGACAACCGTATGTGCAACGGTATGGAAAGCAGATGATTGTGAGACGGCCGATAAGTCGGTACCTATTGGTAAACCTATTACCAATACCCGGGTGTTTATAGTTGATGAAAACAATAATCTTAAGCCCATAGGTGTTGAGGGTGAACTCTGTGTTTCCGGGGCAGGATTGGCGAGAGGATACTTGAAAAAACCGGAACTTACCAGGGAAAAGTTTGTACCGAACCCATTTATGCCTGGAGAACTGATGTATAAAACAGGAGATCTTGCAAAGTGGCTTCCTGACGGGAATATTGCATTTGCCGGCAGAAAAGACCACCAGGTTAAAATAAGAGGGTATAGAATCGAGCTTGAGGAAATAGAAGCAGCCCTTTTGAAGCATGCTGATATAAATGAGGCGGTGGTCATTGACCGGGAGGATTCAAGTGTAGGCAGGTATCTTTGCGCTTATATAGTGTCTGACCGAGAAGTGACAGTGACCGAAATAAGGGAGCTTATATCTAAAGAGCTGCCCGATTATATGATTCCATCCTATTTTATGAGGATAGCAAAAGTACCGTTAACCATAAATGGAAAATTGGACAGAAAGGCGCTGCTGCTGCCTGATGGAAGAATAAATACAGGAACAGAGTATGCAGCGCCTTCAGGTGAAGTGGAGGAAAGGCTTGCGCTGCTGTGGCAGGACATCCTTGGAATAGAGAAGGTAGGAAGAAATGATAACTTCTTTATGCTCGGAGGACACTCGTTAAAGGCAACAAGCCTTGTAGCAAGAATTCACAAAGAGTTCAATGTAGACATACCTCTTAAGGAAATATTCAAGACACCAACCATCTTAGAAATTGCCAGCTACATTGAAGACTCAAAGGAGAGCCTATATCAGTCCATTCAACGTGCTGGGGATATGGAATATTATCCCATGTCATCCGCCCAGAAAAGACTATATATATTAAACCAGCTTGAAGGAGCTGGAATCGCCTACAATATACCTGGCATAATATTGCTGGAAGGTACTGTTGATAAAGCACGTTTTGAGCAGGCTTTTCATAGTCTGATAGAAAGGCATGAGAGCTTTCGAACCTCCTTCCATATGATCGAGGAAGAGCTGTCTCAGAAAGTCCATGACAAGGCGGACCTAAGTATCATGTACCTGGAAACCAGTGAAGAGAAGGTTCCCGAAATAGTGGAGAAATTCATAAGGCCCTTTGACCTTGGAAAGGCTCCACTATTAAGAGTTGGACTTGTAAAGATTGGAGAAGCCAGACATATTATGGTGTTTGACATGCATCATATCATATCGGATGGAGTGTCCAACGACATACTGGTAAGAGAGTTTATAAGCTTATATGAAGGGAAAATACTTCCTCCACTGCGTATACAGTACAAGGACTACTCAGTTTGGCAGAGGGAATTGTTTGCAGGAGCTGCCATAAGTAAGCAGGAGGAATTCTGGCTCCAGACCTTTCAGGGAGAGATCCCTGTGCTGGATTTATCCACCGACTACCCAAGACCCGCAGTACAAAGCTTTGAAGGAGACTACATCAGCTTTGAAGCTGATAGCGAGCTTGCGGTTAGACTTAACAAGCTTGGATCAGACAATGGAGCTACATTATATATGACGCTTCTTGCTGCATACAATGTGCTGTTATCTAGATACACTGGACAGGAAGATATTATTGTGGGAAGTCCTATAGCTGGAAGGCCTCATGCTGACCTTCAAGACATCATAGGTATGTTTGTAAACACTCTGGCCATGAGAAACCACCCGCAAGGAGAAAAGACTTTTATTGAATTCTTGAAAGAAGTTAAAGAAAATGCTTTGAAAGCATACGACAATCAGGACTATCAGTTTGAAGAATTAGTGGATAAGCTGGACATAAGGAGGGATATGAGCAGGAATCCCCTCTTTGATACCATGTTTGCCATATACAATGTTGGAAAAGCAGAGCTCATAACGTCTGATCTAAGCTTCAAGCCGTACAACAAAGGGATAGAAGGCAGAATATCAAAATTTGACATCACCTTAAATGCATTTGAGACTGAGGATGGTATAGCCTTTGAACTCGAATACTGTACAAGACTGTTTAAGAAAGAAACAGTTGAAAGACTTGGGGCTCATTACATCAATTTGCTGGAAGAAATTGCAGCATACCCCGAAAAAAGGCTTTATGAAATCGAAATGTTATCACAGGAAGAAAAACAGCAAGTATTATACAGCTTTAACGATACTGCTCTCGAATATCCCCTGGATAAAACCATACACCAAATGTTTGAGGAGCAAGTGAAAAAGACTCCTGATCATATTGCAGTGGTTTTTGAAGGTAAACAATTAACCTACCGAGAACTGAATCAAAAGGCAAACCAATTGGCCAGGGCATTAAGAGAAAAGGGAGTAAAGCCTGATGATATTGTAGGCATAATGGTGGACCGCTCGCCTGAAATGGTTATAGGTATAATGTCAGTAATCAAGGCTGGGGGGGCGTACCTTCCTGTAGATCCTAATTATCCATTGGAAAGAAAAAGGTATATGATGGAGGACAGCAAGGCCAAAATTTTACTCACCCAAAATCATCTTATGGATCGTGATGATTTCGATGGTGAGATTATTGATTTATCTGATTATGATTATAATTTTATAAACGATGTGAATATAAAATGTATAAATAAGCCTGGTGATACAGCGTACATCATCTATACCTCTGGCTCAACGGGAAACCCTAAAGGTGTTTGCATTGATAATAAGAGTGTATTAAACCTGGTAGAGGGTCTGTTCCAGAGAATATATAGCAAATATGAATCACCGTTGAATGTTTGCCTCATTGCCCCTTATGTTTTTGATGCTTCGGTGCAGCAGATTTTCGCAGCACTGCTAATGGGGCATGCATTGTACATTGTACCGGAGGAAGCAAGGAAAGACGGTAAAAAGCTGCTGGACTTCTATAGTGAAAATAGGATTGATATTTCGGATGGAACGCCCATACACGTAAATATGATGTTAAATTCTCCTCCTATAGATAATAACCTAAAAGTGAGACATTTTATTATAGGCGGAGATGTTCTTCCATTTGATGCAGTAAAAGACTTCCTAAGCAGATTTGAGGATGTGCAACCTTGCATCACAAATGTTTATGGTCCTACCGAATGCTGTGTGGATTCTACGGAATATTTGATTACTGCGGCGGGGCTTAGTGGATTGGATAATATCCCCATAGGCCGTCCTTTGCCAAACACCAGAGCATATATACTTGGTAAGAAATTAGAAGTAAATCCTATAGGTATCGCTGGGGAATTATATATATCTGGGGATGGTCTTGCCAAAGGCTATTTAAACAAGACGGGGCTTACTGCAGAAAGATTTGTATCTAACCCGTTTATAAAGGGAGAAAGAATGTATCGTACTGGGGACTTGGCAAGATGGCTGCCTGACGGGAATATAGAATTTTTAGGCAGGATGGACCACCAGATAAAGATAAGGGGATTTAGAATAGAACTTGGAGAAATAGAGGCTCAGCTATTAAGACATGCTTCAATAAAAGAAGCTGTGGTTATTGTAAAGGAAGACCAACAGAAGAACAAGGATCTGTGTGCATATTTCGTTGGGGAAAATGAACTGACAATAACTGAACTAAGGGAATGCCTTTCAAAAGAATTGCCCGAGTATATGATCCCGGCATACTTCATGCAGCTGGATGAAATGCCTTTGACAGCCAATGGTAAGATAGACCGGAAGAACTTGCCCCACCCTGCTGCTCATTTAAATACTGGAGTAGAGTATGAAGCACCTTCAGGTGAAGTGGAAGAGAAGCTTGTACAATTGTGGCAGGATATCCTGGGGGTTGAGAAAATAGGGAGAAATGATAATTTCTTTGTGCTTGGGGGGCACTCATTAAAAGCAATAAACTTTGCAGCCAAAATTCACAAAGAGTTCAATGTAAATATATCTCTTAAGGAGATATTCAAGCTGCCGACAATTGCAGAAATTGCCAAGTACATCCAGGAAGCCCAAGAGAGTATTTATCAATCTATCCAGCCCACTGGAGAAATGGAATACTATCCTATGTCGTCTTCCCAAAGAAGGCTGTATATATTAAATCAGCTTGAAGGAGCAAGGGTGGCATACAATATGCCAGAGTTTATGTTGTTAGAAGGCAGTATTGATATAGAACGTTTTGAGAAAGCCTTAGATCAGCTGGTAAAAAGGCATGAGGCTTTCCGGACCTCCTTCCATATGGTAGATGGTGAACCGGTGCAGAAGGTCCATGATGAGGTGGAATTTAGTATCATGTACATGGAAACCGGCGAAGAAAAAGCCTCAGAAGCAGCAAATGAATTCATAAGGCCATTTGACCTTGGCAAGGCTCCTTTACTAAGAGCAGGGCTCGTAAAAATTAGAGAAGACAGGCATGTCATGATGCTTGATAAACACCATATCATATCTGATGGGGTGTCGGATGAAATACTGGTAAGAGAATTCATAAGCTTGTATGAAGGAATGAATCTTCCAGCACTTCAGATTCAGTACAAGGACTATTCCGTATGGCAGAATAAATTGTTTGCTGACGGCACAATCAGTAAACAAGAAGAATACTGGCTCCAGGCATTTAGGGGAGAAATACCAGTACTTGATATGCCGGTAGACTACCCAAGGCCGGCTATACAGAGTTTTGAAGGCGATATGGTCAGTTTTGAAACAGGCCGGGAACTTGCACATAAACTGAACAAGCTTGCCGTGGATCATGGAGCAACACTGTATATGGTGCTTCTAGCTTCATACAATGTGCTTCTTTTCAAATACACCGGACAGGAAGATGTCGTAATTGGAAGCCCTATAGCAGGAAGGCCACATACAGATTTGCAGGACATCATAGGCATGTTTGTCAATACCCTAGCTATGAGGAATTACCCTCAAGGTAAAAAGAATTTCAGCGAGTTTTTGATGGTAGTAAAAGAAAACGCTCTAAGGGCTTATGAAAACCAGGATTACCCATTTGAGGAACTTGTGGAGAAGCTTAGCATTAAGCGGGATTTGAGCAGAAATCCGCTGTTTGATACTATGTTTGTCTTGCAAAATAAAGAGGCATCAGAATTTAAGATGAATGGGCTAAGGTTCATGCCCTATGATAATGAGTTCAGGGCGTCCAAATTTGATTTGACCCTAAACGCCCAAGAGACCCAGAATAATATTGTATTTGGGTTAAAGTATGCTACTCGTCTGTTTAAGAAAGAGACAATAGAAAAACTTGGGGTCCATTTCATCAATGTACTGGAAGAGATCACAGCTTACCCCGAAAAGATGCTGTCCGAAATAAATATACTATCTCAGGATGAAAAACAGCAAATACTAAATAGTTTTAATGATACAAAGGCAGAATACCCTAGGGATAAGACTCTACATGAGCTGTTCCAAGACCAAGTGGAAAGGACACCTGATAATGTAGCTGTAGTGTTTGAGGACAAGCAATTAACCTACAGGCAGCTCAATGAAAAGGCAAATCAGCTTGCCAGAGCACTAAGAAGTAATGGTGTAAAGCAAAACAGCATAGTTGGAATAATGGTAGAAAGATCCGTAGATATGCAGGTTGGAATACTGGGGATTTTAAAAGCAGGAGGTGTCTATTTACCAATTTCAACCAAACTTCCTGAACTAAGAATAAAAAAATTACTGGAAGATAGTAATGCAACTATGCTGTTGACGCAATCACATTTAGCGGATAAAGCAGAGTTTTACGGTAATATATTACTGCTTGATTCCCCTGAAATATACATTGGAAGTGCTGAAAACCTTGATAAAATAAATAAACCAGAGGACTTAGCTTATATCATTTATACATCGGGATCTACTGGAGTTCCGAAGGGTTCAATGATAGAGCATCGAAGTGTAGTTAACTTGGTTTATGGACTAAGAAAGCTTGTCTATGAAAATTATGATAATTATTTAAATGTTGCCCTTGTGTCCCCTTACTTTTTTGACGCATCTGTAAAACAAATATTTGCGGCTTCTCTCCTTGGCCATACGCTGTTTATAGTTCCTGAGGATACAAGGCTAGATGGTGAGGGCCTTCTAAAGTACTATAACAGGAATTCAATTGCTGTTTCAGACGGAACACCAGCACATATAAAGCTTTTAACAAATACTGCCAGGCCTGGCGAAAGTCTTTCAGTTATGCAGTTTATTATCGGAGGGGAAGAACTTTCATGTAAAGGTATACAAGGTTTCTATGATCGGTTTAAAGATAATAACCCTACTATAACAAACGTTTATGGTCCAACAGAATGCTGCGTAGATTCAACTTATTACCATTTAAGCCGTGAGAAGGTGAGAAATCTAACAAGTATACCTATAGGTATGCCATTGCAGAATTATAAGATATATATACTTAATGAAGACATGAATATCTTACCGGTTAATACAACTGGTGAAATATATATATCTGGAGATGGGCTGGCAAAAGGCTATTTGAACAAACTTGAATTGACTACGGAAAAATTTGTAGCTAATCCTTTCAGCTCTGGAGAAAGAATGTATCGTACCGGTGATCTTGGAAGGTGGCTTCCTGACGGAAACATCGAATTTATAGGCAGAGTAGACCATCAGGTAAAGATTAGGGGCTTTAGGATAGAGCTTGGGGAAATAGAAGTGCAGCTATTAAAGCATCCTTCAATAAAAGAAGCTGCGGTAATTGCAAAGACAGACCAGGAGGGCAACAAGTATTTGTGTGCTTATATAGCAGGGGAAAGTGAATCTACAATATCAGATTTAAGGGCGCTTCTCTTAAAAGAACTTCCCGATTACATGATACCACAATACTTTGTTCAGCTGGAAAAGCTGCCTTTGACAGCCAATGGCAAAATAGATCGGAATAATTTACCCCAAAATGACGGTACTTTAGCTACATCAGTAGAGTATGTAGAGCCTTGCGGTGAAGTTGAGGAGAAGCTTGCACTGCTGTGGCATGATGCCCTTGGAGTACAAAAAATTGGTGTGAATGATAACTTCTTTGAACTGGGAGGATACTCACTGAAGGCAATATCCCTTATAAGCAGAATTTATGAACAGTTAAATGTTGAGGTACCACTAAAAGACTTTTATATGGCCCCAACCATAAAGGAAATTGCCCGTTTTATACACAATACGTACGCCAATGATTATATTACACCAAGTCCGGCAATTCATTTTAATTCAGCAATGGAGAGTCTTATGTTTGCATTCCCTCCAGGAGGAGGAAATGGAATAGCTTATGGTAGTTTATCAAAACAAATGAATGCTTATTCCATATATTCCTTTGACTTTATAGAAAATGAGAGCAGGATGGAGGAGTATGTGAAGGCAATTACTTCTGTCAAACCCGAGGGCCCATATATTCTATTTGGTTACTCGGCAGGAGGTAATCTGGCATTTGAAGTTGCTAAAGTATTAATTGAAACTGGACATCATGTATCCGATATAATCTTTCTGGATTCGGCTAAATCATTTGTCCTTATTGAGGAAGAAAGCGAAGATGCTAAGAAACTTGCTGAGCAACAGGATAAAGAATTTATAGAAGAAAATGAGAAACTTATAAAAGGCATGTTTGGAGATAACCAGGCAGTTATTGAAAAGGCCATTGAAAGAATGAGAAATTATCATAAATACACTAGAAGTGTTATAAACTCGGGACAGATAAACTCCAATATCCATCTTATTATATCACAGCAGCAAGACAATGAAGGTGAAGCTGATTTATGTGAAGGATGGAGAGAGGCAACAACGGGAGAGTTCAAAGTATATAACGGATTTGGCAGTCATTTTGATATGTTAAGTACAGGATATATAGATAAAAATGCGGCTATTATTAAAGAAATATTGGAAGAGATCAACCAATAG
- a CDS encoding thioesterase II family protein has protein sequence MDKIKLFCLPYAGGSAAVYKYWEQYLHDRIELFPIELAGRGSRIGEPFYGSVEEALEDIHRIIISNLEEQPYALFGHSMGSVLVYELAYRIKELGHPYPVHMFISGRYPPGFVSKKKVLYDLPDKEFVDEVFKLGGTPKEVLKSNELMELFLPILRADFRITDTYRHIEKNAKLDCDISVLWGKREKGATIFDVAKWHDYTSKSCKIHMFDGDHFFIHDYKKDVAAIINSSLIDFADNGM, from the coding sequence ATGGATAAGATTAAATTGTTTTGTCTGCCGTATGCAGGAGGTTCTGCAGCAGTATATAAATATTGGGAACAATACTTGCATGATAGGATTGAGCTTTTCCCGATTGAGCTTGCGGGAAGAGGCAGCAGGATTGGTGAACCGTTTTACGGAAGTGTTGAGGAAGCGCTTGAAGATATACACCGTATTATCATAAGCAACCTTGAAGAACAACCTTATGCGTTGTTTGGCCACAGTATGGGCAGTGTACTTGTATATGAACTTGCCTATAGAATAAAGGAGCTCGGACATCCATATCCTGTCCATATGTTTATTTCCGGCAGATATCCTCCGGGTTTTGTAAGTAAGAAGAAGGTACTCTATGATTTGCCGGATAAGGAGTTTGTGGATGAGGTATTTAAGCTGGGAGGCACGCCCAAAGAGGTTCTGAAAAGCAATGAATTAATGGAGTTGTTTTTACCGATACTCAGAGCGGATTTTAGAATTACTGACACATACAGGCACATTGAAAAAAACGCTAAGCTTGACTGCGATATAAGTGTATTGTGGGGAAAAAGAGAAAAGGGAGCCACTATTTTTGACGTTGCAAAATGGCATGATTATACGTCCAAAAGTTGTAAAATTCATATGTTTGACGGGGATCATTTTTTTATACACGATTACAAAAAGGATGTAGCAGCAATAATAAATAGTAGTCTCATCGACTTTGCAGACAATGGTATGTGA